The segment GCGACGGAATACATCCCCCGGTCCGTTTATGATGACAGGATTGATCGGTATGAGCAGGAACTGGACAATTACCGGGATCACTATGTTCCCCGGGACTATCATGTAAACCAGATAGAACAGTTAAAGCAACAATTGGAAGAGGTTACCGGCAAAAAAACCACTTCGCAGGAAGAAGCGGAAGAAAAACTCGCGGCCCTTATGCAGCGGATTGGCATCCTGGAAGATAAAAACCTTGCTGCGGAAACGACCCTCAATAAATTACGGGCACTCCTGAAGGAAGAAAAGGAGCGTTGGGAAGATGCTCTCATGCAGGAAAGAAGAAAGGCGTTCATTCCTTCCCTGATCCTCCCCGAAACCCGAAAGAACAATCTTGACAGACAGGTATTGGAAAGGCTCACCGCCCTCAAAGAAAAGTTGAAAAGCCTTGAAAGTGTATCTGTTACCCTGCAGCCGTCTACCTATTTTGAGATGGGACTTGTCTCCTTTTATAACGGACACTATGCAGAAGCCATCGAACTATGGGAAAGGTCACGCTCCTTAGACAGAAACAATCTCCGGACATACATCTGCCTTGCCCTTGTATATCACGAAACAGACATGTCAGAAAAAGCAATCAGAATATTGCAGCGTGCCGCAGAAACCTTCCCCCCCTATGCTACCCTGCATCTTACCTCTGCACGTATTTATGAGCAAAAGGGCGACCTTGATAGTGCCGTTCATGAGTATCTCAGGGTACTGGAAATCAATCCTCAACTCGCAGATATCCATCACACACTAGGCGTCCTCTATGACAAAAAGGGTCTGAAGGAAGAGGCCATGAAATCCTTCGCCAGGTATGAGAAATTAAACAAGGAAATCCGGCAGGAATAGTACCGTGCTGGCAGGAACCACAGATTGCACAGATAAAAAAACAAAACCACAGATTGCACAGATGGAAAAACAAAACCACGGATTACCTGGCGCGGCCTTTGGCCGCAACCAAATTCGAATTTCTGATTGCGGATTTCGAAATAATTTCAAATGACAAAAAACTCAATGCCCAAAACTTTACGTAATCCTTATCTGGTCATTGCCTTACGGTTATGTATTTTGAAAAACACGCATAAAAAACAAGAAGTTGATGGATAGTAGTACAGATTGCACAGATGAAAATGAGTTGGTAGCATGTGGGGTGGGCACCGCCCACCAAATAAGACCGTTTCTGTCATTGCGAGGAGCGAAAGCGGTTGCGAGGAGCGAAAGCGACGAAGCAAACCCGGAGACTGCTTCGCTAACGCTCGCAGCAGGCTCCGCAATCTCTGCCTTGGGGATTGCTTCGGAAAAGACCCTCGCAATGACGTGCGC is part of the Candidatus Jettenia sp. AMX2 genome and harbors:
- a CDS encoding tetratricopeptide repeat protein — its product is MVPLKEFTDTSGNTEKTSGEGSPSFLSKSIFKKRSRQFLIISGIVFTILALAFFSFWILRERAYYQELLTGKDELIRTLKLTRDKQKAMYENAVDSYETKLATEYIPRSVYDDRIDRYEQELDNYRDHYVPRDYHVNQIEQLKQQLEEVTGKKTTSQEEAEEKLAALMQRIGILEDKNLAAETTLNKLRALLKEEKERWEDALMQERRKAFIPSLILPETRKNNLDRQVLERLTALKEKLKSLESVSVTLQPSTYFEMGLVSFYNGHYAEAIELWERSRSLDRNNLRTYICLALVYHETDMSEKAIRILQRAAETFPPYATLHLTSARIYEQKGDLDSAVHEYLRVLEINPQLADIHHTLGVLYDKKGLKEEAMKSFARYEKLNKEIRQE